Proteins encoded in a region of the Diabrotica virgifera virgifera chromosome 4, PGI_DIABVI_V3a genome:
- the LOC126884030 gene encoding uncharacterized protein LOC126884030, which translates to MENRVVLVLSIIVSCCSKASLANPAFNSRDPTLRPPGSNEYPELPVRPPSPLVYPPETPLNQQNPFDNSRDPNFRPPGADEPDVKISEVDEIILPDVLPSRYVKDLSHPVRLVGPFEPDEQFLFAELPGL; encoded by the exons ATGGAGAACAGAGTGGTATTGGTTTTAAGTATTATAGTTTCATGTTGCTCAAAAG CTTCATTGGCAAATCCAGCTTTTAATTCTCGAGACCCAACTCTGAGACCACCTGGTTCAAATGAATATCCAGAATTACCTGTGAGACCTCCAAGCCCACTTGTATACCCTCCTGAGACACCTTTAAATCAACAGAATCCTTTTGATAACTCTCGAGACCCAAATTTCAGACCACCTGGCGCAGATGAACCGGATGTCAAAATTTCAGAAGTTGATGAAATAATACTACCGGATGTCCTTCCTTCTCGATATGTGAAAGATTTGAGTCATCCTGTAAGACTTGTGGGTCCTTTTGAACCAGATGAGCAGTTTTTGTTTGCGGAGCTTCCTGGACTATAA